From Triticum aestivum cultivar Chinese Spring chromosome 4A, IWGSC CS RefSeq v2.1, whole genome shotgun sequence, a single genomic window includes:
- the LOC123086758 gene encoding glucuronoxylan 4-O-methyltransferase 2: protein MTSPTLARKAKLKNHLVSAKAKLRQHVTLRRIVLVAAASAAAFILLLTVRTLSASHARSPGAASSTTSPPEAVRRNTQQQQQGGCAKLPGPVAEALVHYATANATLPQTAAEVAMTARLLAQRAPCNLLVFGGLGPDSALWAALNHGGRTAFLEEDAALITEVGARHPGLGLESHQVAYQTTLADADELLGLRGSPDCTASPPKDHPLSPDHFEGSPCKLAMRGLPAAFYETEWDVIMVDAPTGWVPEAPGRVGGAIYMAGMAARARRPGSGETEVLVHDVDRTVEDSFSRAFLCAGYLEEEVGRLRRFAIPSHREKEGMPFCP, encoded by the coding sequence ATGACGAGCCCCACGCTCGCGCGCAAGGCCAAGCTCAAGAACCACCTCGTCTCCGCGAAGGCCAAGCTCAGGCAGCACGTCACCCTCCGCCGCATCGTCCTCGTCGCCGCCGCATCCGCCGCGGCCTTCATTCTCCTCCTCACCGTCCGCACCCTCTCCGCCTCGCACGCCAGATCACCGGGCGCCGCCTCGTCCACCACCTCCCCGCCCGAGGCCGTACGGCGCAACACGCAGCAGCAACAGCAGGGCGGGTGCGCGAAGCTGCCTGGGCCCGTCGCCGAGGCGCTGGTTCACTACGCGACCGCCAACGCGACGCTGCCGCAGACGGCGGCCGAGGTCGCGATGACCGCGCGCTTGCTGGCGCAGCGCGCTCCGTGCAACCTCCTGGTGTTCGGCGGTCTTGGCCCCGACAGCGCGCTCTGGGCGGCGCTCAACCACGGCGGACGCACCGCCTTCCTCGAGGAGGACGCCGCCCTGATCACCGAAGTTGGCGCTCGCCACCCGGGCCTCGGCCTCGAGTCCCACCAGGTCGCCTACCAGACCACGCTCGCCGACGCCGACGAGCTCCTCGGCCTCCGCGGCTCCCCGGACTGCACCGCCTCCCCGCCCAAGGATCATCCACTCTCGCCGGACCACTTCGAGGGATCCCCATGCAAGCTCGCCATGCGTGGGCTGCCGGCAGCGTTCTACGAGACGGAGTGGGACGTGATCATGGTGGACGCGCCGACTGGGTGGGTGCCAGAGGCGCCGGGGAGGGTGGGCGGCGCGATATACATGGCCGGGATGGCGGCGCGGGCACGGCGGCCGGGGAGTGGCGAGACGGAGGTGTTGGTCCACGACGTGGACAGGACGGTGGAGGACAGCTTCTCCAGGGCGTTCCTGTGCGCAGGCTACCTTGAGGAGGAGGTCGGCAGGCTCAGGCGCTTCGCCATCCCGAGCCACAGGGAAAAGGAAGGAATGCCATTTTGCCCTTGA
- the LOC123086757 gene encoding probable serine/threonine-protein kinase At1g54610 isoform X1, whose protein sequence is MKIHIQFLRSSGKALNVFIGRFCSKCTKQEDSATSKSQTTDGTCIHGLIAPSSKDELSAVPEVAGDGRNTEVPNVQLKEKPVLGFDPPRKPRARHRLKIWISTRHNGIIGRYGNKLDLGFFNGAKRLSAEHLNTGWPDWLVTVAPEAVQGWAPLRADLFERLSKIGQGTYSSVYKARDLRTAKIVALKKVRFANTDPESVRFMAREICVLRKLNHPNVIKLEGIITSPVSQNLYLVFEYMEHDLVGLAATPELKFTESQVKCLMQQIFSGLDHCHSKGILHRDMKGSNLLIDSNGVLKIADFGLATFYDPESRQPLTSRVATLWYRPPELLLGATRYSAAVDMWSTGCIFGELLAAKPIMPGRTEVEQIHKIFKLCGSPSDEYWQKLEVPPTGMFKPLCQYKRCIAENFKDLPPSALVLLDNLLALEPEARGTAASSLQSDFFRTEPLACSPSDLPKCPPSKEYDARLRQEEARRQRRPESVRSGIENPRENRAAYGSIKPQRLQHTKTRFNSAHLNPKDDQLTLATEVQPLGFDSTWNNGGNNYMDHHEVPERKYRSGRLANSNISRTKGSDMFKPESTGVGNIVPASHNKEIGVKGPMVDYKGKSKIVNLSGPLATQDGNIEDMLREHERNVQEAVRKARCIKS, encoded by the exons ATGAAGATACATATTCAATTCCTTCGATCAAGTGGAAAGGCACTAAATGTGTTTATAGGCCGCTTTTGTTCTAAATGCACTAAACAAGAAGATAGTGCCACCTCGAAAAGCCAGACCACTGATGGCACGTGTATACATGGGTTAATCGCACCGTCCAGCAAGGATGAATTGTCGGCTGTACCTGAAGTTGCTGGTGATGGCAGAAATACAGAAGTGCCCAATGTCCAGTTGAAAGAGAAGCCAGTTCTTGGTTTTGACCCTCCTAGGAAGCCGAGGGCAAGACATAGACTCAAAATCTGGATCAGCACTCGGCACAATGGCATAATTGGACGATACGGTAATAAACTGGATTTAGGTTTCTTCAATGGGGCGAAGCGGTTATCAGCTGAACATTTGAATACTGGATGGCCAGATTGGCTTGTGACTGTGGCACCTGAGGCAGTGCAAGGCTGGGCCCCACTGCGAGCTGATTTGTTTGAGAGATTAAGTAAG ATTGGACAAGGGACTTATAGTAGTGTTTACAAAGCTCGGGATCTTAGAACAGCCAAAATTGTTGCGCTCAAAAAGGTTCGGTTTGCCAATACAGATCCTGAAAGTGTGCGCTTTATGGCTAGAGAAATATGTGTTCTTCGGAAACTCAATCATCCCAATGTTATAAAGTTGGAAGGGATAATAACATCTCCTGTTTCACAAAACCTATATCTCGTCTTTGAATACATGGAACATGACCTTGTTGGCCTTGCTGCAACTCCAGAACTCAAGTTCACCGAGTCACAG GTCAAGTGTTTGATGCAACAGATATTTAGTGGCCTTGATCATTGCCACAGCAAAGGAATTCTTCATCGTGACATGAAGGGCTCCAATCTCTTGATTGATAGCAATGGTGTTTTGAAGATTGCTGACTTTGGCTTAGCTACATTTTATGATCCTGAGAGTCGGCAACCACTGACAAGCCGTGTTGCAACATTGTGGTACAGACCACCAGAACTTCTGCTTGGTGCCACCAGGTACAGTGCTGCTGTGGATATGTGGAGTACAGGGTGCATTTTTGGGGAATTGCTGGCTGCCAAGCCAATCATGCCAGGCAGAACTGAG GTGGAGCAAATTCACAAGATTTTCAAGCTCTGTGGATCACCTTCTGACGAGTACTGGCAGAAATTGGAAGTGCCCCCAACAGGGATGTTCAAGCCCCTCTGCCAGTATAAGCGGTGCATTGCTGAGAATTTCAAAGATTTACCTCCATCAGCTCTAGTTCTTCTAGATAACTTGCTTGCATTAGAACCAGAAGCTCGTGGAACAGCTGCCTCAAGTCTTCAGAGTGAC TTTTTTAGAACAGAGCCACTTGCTTGCAGCCCTTCGGACTTACCAAAGTGTCCACCGAGCAAAGAATATGATGCTAGACTCCGACAAGAGGAAGCAAGAAG ACAAAGAAGGCCAGAATCTGTTCGATCAGGAATTGAGAATCCTAGAGAAAACCGTGCTGCATATGGTTCTATTAAACCGCAG AGGCTTCAGCATACCAAAACAAGGTTCAATAGTGCACATCTCAATCCAAAGGATGATCAACTGACGTTGGCTACTGAGGTACAACCTCTAGGGTTTGATTCCACATGGAACAATGGAGGTAACAATTATATGGACCATCACGAAGTACCTGAACGCAAATACAGATCTGGCCGATTGGCAAATTCCAACATTTCAAGGACAAAGGGCTCAGACATGTTTAAACCTGAATCGACTGGCGTAGGGAACATTGTGCCTGCTTCTCACAACAAAGAGATAGGAGTAAAAGGCCCAATGGTG GACTACAAGGGTAAGAGCAAAATAGTCAATTTGTCTGGTCCACTGGCTACTCAAGATGGGAACATAGAGGATATGCTCAGAGAACATGAGCGGAATGTTCAGGAAGCGGTGCGCAAAGCGCGCTGCATCAAGAGTTGA
- the LOC123086757 gene encoding probable serine/threonine-protein kinase At1g54610 isoform X2 has translation MKIHIQFLRSSGKALNVFIGRFCSKCTKQEDSATSKSQTTDGTCIHGLIAPSSKDELSAVPEVAGDGRNTEVPNVQLKEKPVLGFDPPRKPRARHRLKIWISTRHNGIIGRYGNKLDLGFFNGAKRLSAEHLNTGWPDWLVTVAPEAVQGWAPLRADLFERLSKIGQGTYSSVYKARDLRTAKIVALKKVRFANTDPESVRFMAREICVLRKLNHPNVIKLEGIITSPVSQNLYLVFEYMEHDLVGLAATPELKFTESQIFSGLDHCHSKGILHRDMKGSNLLIDSNGVLKIADFGLATFYDPESRQPLTSRVATLWYRPPELLLGATRYSAAVDMWSTGCIFGELLAAKPIMPGRTEVEQIHKIFKLCGSPSDEYWQKLEVPPTGMFKPLCQYKRCIAENFKDLPPSALVLLDNLLALEPEARGTAASSLQSDFFRTEPLACSPSDLPKCPPSKEYDARLRQEEARRQRRPESVRSGIENPRENRAAYGSIKPQRLQHTKTRFNSAHLNPKDDQLTLATEVQPLGFDSTWNNGGNNYMDHHEVPERKYRSGRLANSNISRTKGSDMFKPESTGVGNIVPASHNKEIGVKGPMVDYKGKSKIVNLSGPLATQDGNIEDMLREHERNVQEAVRKARCIKS, from the exons ATGAAGATACATATTCAATTCCTTCGATCAAGTGGAAAGGCACTAAATGTGTTTATAGGCCGCTTTTGTTCTAAATGCACTAAACAAGAAGATAGTGCCACCTCGAAAAGCCAGACCACTGATGGCACGTGTATACATGGGTTAATCGCACCGTCCAGCAAGGATGAATTGTCGGCTGTACCTGAAGTTGCTGGTGATGGCAGAAATACAGAAGTGCCCAATGTCCAGTTGAAAGAGAAGCCAGTTCTTGGTTTTGACCCTCCTAGGAAGCCGAGGGCAAGACATAGACTCAAAATCTGGATCAGCACTCGGCACAATGGCATAATTGGACGATACGGTAATAAACTGGATTTAGGTTTCTTCAATGGGGCGAAGCGGTTATCAGCTGAACATTTGAATACTGGATGGCCAGATTGGCTTGTGACTGTGGCACCTGAGGCAGTGCAAGGCTGGGCCCCACTGCGAGCTGATTTGTTTGAGAGATTAAGTAAG ATTGGACAAGGGACTTATAGTAGTGTTTACAAAGCTCGGGATCTTAGAACAGCCAAAATTGTTGCGCTCAAAAAGGTTCGGTTTGCCAATACAGATCCTGAAAGTGTGCGCTTTATGGCTAGAGAAATATGTGTTCTTCGGAAACTCAATCATCCCAATGTTATAAAGTTGGAAGGGATAATAACATCTCCTGTTTCACAAAACCTATATCTCGTCTTTGAATACATGGAACATGACCTTGTTGGCCTTGCTGCAACTCCAGAACTCAAGTTCACCGAGTCACAG ATATTTAGTGGCCTTGATCATTGCCACAGCAAAGGAATTCTTCATCGTGACATGAAGGGCTCCAATCTCTTGATTGATAGCAATGGTGTTTTGAAGATTGCTGACTTTGGCTTAGCTACATTTTATGATCCTGAGAGTCGGCAACCACTGACAAGCCGTGTTGCAACATTGTGGTACAGACCACCAGAACTTCTGCTTGGTGCCACCAGGTACAGTGCTGCTGTGGATATGTGGAGTACAGGGTGCATTTTTGGGGAATTGCTGGCTGCCAAGCCAATCATGCCAGGCAGAACTGAG GTGGAGCAAATTCACAAGATTTTCAAGCTCTGTGGATCACCTTCTGACGAGTACTGGCAGAAATTGGAAGTGCCCCCAACAGGGATGTTCAAGCCCCTCTGCCAGTATAAGCGGTGCATTGCTGAGAATTTCAAAGATTTACCTCCATCAGCTCTAGTTCTTCTAGATAACTTGCTTGCATTAGAACCAGAAGCTCGTGGAACAGCTGCCTCAAGTCTTCAGAGTGAC TTTTTTAGAACAGAGCCACTTGCTTGCAGCCCTTCGGACTTACCAAAGTGTCCACCGAGCAAAGAATATGATGCTAGACTCCGACAAGAGGAAGCAAGAAG ACAAAGAAGGCCAGAATCTGTTCGATCAGGAATTGAGAATCCTAGAGAAAACCGTGCTGCATATGGTTCTATTAAACCGCAG AGGCTTCAGCATACCAAAACAAGGTTCAATAGTGCACATCTCAATCCAAAGGATGATCAACTGACGTTGGCTACTGAGGTACAACCTCTAGGGTTTGATTCCACATGGAACAATGGAGGTAACAATTATATGGACCATCACGAAGTACCTGAACGCAAATACAGATCTGGCCGATTGGCAAATTCCAACATTTCAAGGACAAAGGGCTCAGACATGTTTAAACCTGAATCGACTGGCGTAGGGAACATTGTGCCTGCTTCTCACAACAAAGAGATAGGAGTAAAAGGCCCAATGGTG GACTACAAGGGTAAGAGCAAAATAGTCAATTTGTCTGGTCCACTGGCTACTCAAGATGGGAACATAGAGGATATGCTCAGAGAACATGAGCGGAATGTTCAGGAAGCGGTGCGCAAAGCGCGCTGCATCAAGAGTTGA